The Planococcus versutus genome contains a region encoding:
- a CDS encoding ATP-binding protein — MTKNGTDSHSKGVECPHCKEIVPPLEIEVLGHTRWVQPVCKCEADVQKAELEIYKNAQREREVRELFSISELGERFEESDFGNFATRPGAEKAEKITRYYADNFDEFGLESILLWGVPGNGKSHLAAAVHNQLHKEGKVVVFVSMPDLLKKIKNTFGKGKSESEQQILKALNVCDLLIIDDIGAEKTSDWVQEIVFLIIDNRYRRNKPIMATSNLEPKELAGQLGKRSYDRLIEISQPIENKATSYRRQVAKGRLSKFDHLLNN; from the coding sequence GTGACGAAGAATGGGACGGACTCTCACTCTAAAGGCGTTGAATGCCCGCATTGCAAAGAGATTGTTCCACCACTCGAAATTGAAGTCTTGGGACATACGCGATGGGTACAGCCCGTTTGTAAATGTGAAGCGGATGTTCAAAAAGCCGAACTTGAAATCTACAAGAATGCACAGCGTGAACGCGAAGTACGAGAGTTGTTTTCGATTAGCGAGTTGGGCGAACGGTTTGAGGAATCCGATTTCGGCAACTTTGCTACACGTCCAGGTGCTGAAAAAGCTGAAAAGATTACACGTTACTATGCTGACAATTTTGACGAATTCGGACTGGAGTCCATTTTGTTATGGGGTGTGCCAGGGAACGGGAAATCTCACTTAGCCGCAGCTGTTCATAATCAATTGCACAAAGAGGGCAAAGTGGTTGTGTTTGTTTCGATGCCGGATCTATTAAAGAAAATAAAAAACACATTCGGCAAAGGCAAAAGTGAAAGTGAACAACAGATTTTAAAAGCCTTGAATGTTTGTGACTTACTCATTATTGATGACATCGGGGCAGAGAAAACCAGCGACTGGGTGCAGGAAATCGTGTTTCTGATTATCGACAATCGATACCGTCGCAATAAACCGATTATGGCCACATCTAATTTGGAGCCCAAAGAACTGGCTGGGCAACTAGGCAAACGTTCTTATGATCGTCTGATTGAAATTTCACAGCCAATTGAAAACAAGGCTACTAGTTACCGTAGACAAGTCGCGAAAGGGCGATTGTCTAAGTTTGATCATCTACTTAACAACTAG
- a CDS encoding phage major capsid protein translates to MPTSKRLRLGKGNLQFFAAQTYTPDHVLMSDVKTGTIPAEQGGLIIEDVIKGSTVMKLAKNEPMTKPKKTFSFKAKGAGAYWVSETEVIKTSKVEWLTASMTAEKLAVIIPFSKEFLRYTAKDFFNEVKPLIAEAFYETFDIAALFGTNSPFATHTSGKSIFTGATEAGNLIALGSGTDLQDEVFDAMALIESEGFNPDGVAATNTFKQNLRRAKTGVNGPRLYENLNDVEGMPVTYAKPEAFDTTKAAALMGDWDYARYGILQGIEYAVTEDATLSSVVGADGKPINLFERDMFAIRATMHIGYMNVKPEAFAALTPVVPGP, encoded by the coding sequence ATGCCAACATCAAAACGTTTACGACTAGGAAAAGGAAATCTACAATTCTTTGCTGCACAAACTTACACGCCGGATCATGTACTAATGTCCGATGTAAAGACAGGGACAATCCCAGCAGAACAAGGCGGCTTAATTATCGAGGATGTCATCAAAGGATCTACTGTTATGAAGCTTGCTAAAAACGAACCGATGACAAAACCGAAGAAAACCTTCTCGTTTAAAGCAAAAGGCGCAGGCGCTTACTGGGTATCAGAAACAGAAGTTATCAAGACTTCAAAAGTCGAATGGTTGACAGCTTCCATGACTGCAGAAAAACTAGCAGTTATCATTCCATTCTCTAAAGAGTTTTTGCGCTATACGGCAAAAGACTTCTTCAACGAAGTGAAACCACTAATTGCTGAAGCGTTTTATGAAACTTTTGATATTGCAGCGCTATTCGGCACTAACTCACCATTTGCTACACATACAAGCGGTAAATCTATCTTTACAGGTGCAACAGAAGCAGGTAACTTGATTGCTTTAGGTTCTGGCACAGACTTGCAGGATGAAGTATTTGACGCAATGGCGCTTATTGAAAGCGAAGGCTTTAATCCAGATGGCGTTGCTGCTACAAACACATTCAAACAAAACTTACGTCGTGCTAAAACTGGCGTCAACGGTCCACGTTTGTACGAAAACTTGAACGATGTGGAAGGTATGCCGGTAACTTACGCGAAACCAGAAGCATTCGATACAACAAAAGCCGCAGCACTTATGGGTGACTGGGATTATGCGCGTTACGGCATCTTACAAGGGATTGAGTATGCGGTAACAGAAGATGCGACACTTTCTTCAGTAGTTGGTGCAGATGGTAAACCAATTAACTTGTTTGAACGTGACATGTTCGCAATTCGTGCAACAATGCACATTGGTTACATGAACGTGAAGCCAGAAGCATTTGCCGCGTTGACTCCTGTCGTTCCTGGACCATAA
- a CDS encoding phage portal protein, with product MLHFKWEIDKTGITSDLVNDIINEHEKERARMLQLYQRYKADADGPKIFTRETIEYEEFETGGNVRRLDDKVNNRLNNAFDADIVDTKVGYMFGHPISYGVDEQTGENKSLKKEIELFLLRNNAEDNDSEYGKMAAICGQSPRLAYIDRNGDERIKNLNPWEAVFIGEDLHEPDYSLRYFKQDDDTFAEFYDDSHITYYKAINGEKFQQVEVKQHLFEYNPLFGLANNAELKGDAEKVLALIDAYDRTLSDASNEIEQYRLAYLILKGIGADEETLSNLKKNGVFELFGEHDDVKYLTKDINDQMIENHLDRLEENILRFAKSINFTDVSFSGQASGVAMKYKIMALEAKCITMERKFISSLRYQFKVIFSAWAKRKGINKEDYLKVFFSFKRNLPANILDEAQSTEALKGNVSERTRLGLLTFVDDVEYELNEMEEDALRLGENLPDLEEGTWESNEEGSTKAESRKDDGYPCPECGGDGKITSRVTSKQIQCPSCKGTGVRKK from the coding sequence TTGCTTCATTTCAAATGGGAAATCGATAAAACAGGCATTACCAGCGACTTGGTGAATGACATCATCAACGAACACGAAAAAGAACGGGCGCGCATGCTGCAACTTTATCAGCGATACAAAGCCGATGCAGATGGTCCTAAGATATTTACTCGCGAAACGATTGAGTACGAAGAATTCGAAACGGGTGGAAATGTGCGCCGGTTAGATGACAAGGTAAACAACCGACTCAATAACGCTTTTGACGCGGATATTGTAGACACCAAGGTTGGGTACATGTTCGGCCATCCCATCAGCTACGGGGTAGACGAACAAACGGGAGAGAACAAATCACTAAAAAAAGAGATTGAACTATTCCTTTTGCGTAACAATGCAGAGGATAACGATTCGGAATATGGAAAGATGGCAGCTATCTGCGGTCAATCTCCACGTTTGGCTTATATCGACCGAAATGGTGATGAACGCATCAAGAACTTGAATCCGTGGGAAGCCGTGTTCATTGGAGAAGATCTACACGAACCGGATTACTCTTTGCGGTACTTCAAACAGGATGACGATACGTTTGCTGAGTTTTATGATGATTCGCATATCACCTATTACAAAGCGATCAACGGAGAGAAATTCCAACAAGTTGAAGTGAAGCAGCATCTATTCGAATACAATCCGTTATTCGGGTTAGCAAACAATGCCGAACTCAAAGGCGATGCCGAAAAGGTACTGGCGTTAATTGATGCTTATGATCGTACACTATCAGATGCTTCAAACGAGATTGAACAATACCGGCTGGCTTATTTGATTCTAAAAGGAATAGGCGCCGATGAGGAAACGCTATCGAACTTGAAAAAGAACGGTGTGTTTGAGCTATTCGGTGAGCATGATGACGTGAAGTATTTAACGAAGGACATCAACGATCAGATGATTGAAAACCATTTGGACCGATTAGAAGAAAACATCTTACGCTTTGCTAAATCGATTAATTTCACAGACGTTTCGTTTTCAGGTCAAGCCTCAGGCGTTGCAATGAAATACAAGATTATGGCACTGGAAGCGAAGTGCATCACGATGGAACGGAAATTCATTTCTTCGTTGCGTTATCAATTCAAAGTGATTTTTAGCGCTTGGGCGAAACGTAAAGGCATCAACAAAGAAGATTACCTGAAAGTATTCTTCTCATTCAAACGTAACTTACCAGCGAACATTCTTGATGAAGCACAGTCTACTGAAGCATTGAAAGGTAATGTCAGCGAACGTACACGCTTGGGCTTATTAACGTTCGTAGACGATGTGGAGTATGAGCTGAACGAAATGGAAGAGGATGCCTTGCGATTAGGAGAGAACCTACCTGATTTAGAAGAAGGCACTTGGGAGTCTAACGAAGAAGGTTCGACTAAAGCAGAAAGTCGAAAAGACGACGGCTATCCTTGTCCAGAGTGCGGTGGTGATGGCAAAATCACAAGTCGTGTTACCTCTAAACAAATCCAATGCCCTTCATGTAAAGGAACGGGTGTGAGGAAAAAGTGA
- a CDS encoding RusA family crossover junction endodeoxyribonuclease — translation METISFVIHGEAQAQGRPRAGKSFSGKTVLYDPINSRDFKQYVSLVASQHRPKELITSPIHLELIFHQPTPKKYHTKPKQALIESGELLPITKPDLDNLVKGVKDGITKIIWQDDSQVVSMHVQKLYSLLPRVEVTIRY, via the coding sequence TTGGAAACCATTAGCTTTGTCATTCACGGAGAAGCTCAAGCGCAAGGGAGACCAAGAGCCGGAAAGAGTTTTTCCGGCAAGACGGTTCTCTATGATCCGATTAATTCACGGGACTTTAAGCAGTATGTGAGTTTAGTTGCTTCACAGCATCGCCCAAAGGAGCTCATTACAAGCCCGATACATTTAGAGCTTATCTTTCATCAACCGACACCAAAGAAGTATCATACGAAGCCCAAGCAAGCGCTCATTGAGTCAGGTGAGCTATTACCGATTACCAAACCCGACTTGGATAACCTGGTGAAGGGTGTCAAAGATGGCATTACGAAAATCATTTGGCAAGATGACAGTCAGGTTGTGAGTATGCACGTTCAAAAGCTTTATAGCTTATTGCCAAGAGTTGAAGTGACCATTCGATATTAG
- a CDS encoding DUF1140 family protein, protein MSQQTNFTKLYVDLILKKIVANIQSHQKKKDAAVTTSLATGETGQGVRSSRHWKASAAMDLHYSEIQKGFSQMRELDELTQWSSKLHQDRFKFLGDKYIKVLHEYLTEHKRID, encoded by the coding sequence ATGAGTCAACAAACCAACTTTACCAAACTATACGTAGACTTAATCCTTAAAAAAATAGTCGCCAATATCCAATCGCACCAAAAGAAGAAAGATGCAGCCGTAACCACTTCATTAGCCACTGGCGAAACAGGACAAGGTGTTCGATCAAGCAGGCATTGGAAAGCTTCTGCTGCTATGGACTTGCATTACAGCGAGATTCAAAAAGGTTTCTCACAAATGAGAGAGCTGGATGAATTGACGCAATGGAGTAGCAAGTTGCATCAGGACCGTTTTAAGTTCTTGGGAGATAAATACATCAAGGTATTGCATGAGTATTTGACGGAACATAAGCGGATTGATTAA
- a CDS encoding HK97-gp10 family putative phage morphogenesis protein, with product MGTIKYGWPKLESHAREYADKVEKRAKQIVLETAQIIQAQVKARAPRDGGHLIDSVTLEIENGGYTAVVHVGAFYAIYVNYGTGIYAEGPGGSRAKKIPWVYFSEKLGRFVTTSGMRAQEFWEPAVDAGERHFMREMRRF from the coding sequence ATGGGCACGATCAAATACGGCTGGCCCAAACTTGAAAGTCATGCGAGAGAGTATGCCGACAAAGTGGAAAAGCGAGCGAAACAAATCGTTTTGGAAACAGCACAAATTATCCAAGCGCAGGTAAAAGCGAGAGCGCCGCGTGATGGCGGTCACTTAATTGATTCCGTCACCTTGGAAATTGAGAATGGCGGATATACCGCTGTTGTTCATGTCGGAGCCTTTTACGCAATCTACGTCAACTACGGCACCGGAATTTATGCTGAGGGACCTGGCGGAAGTCGTGCTAAGAAAATTCCTTGGGTGTACTTCTCGGAAAAGCTAGGACGTTTCGTTACAACTTCCGGTATGCGTGCGCAAGAGTTTTGGGAACCAGCAGTTGATGCAGGAGAACGCCACTTCATGAGAGAAATGAGGCGTTTTTAA
- a CDS encoding phage head-tail connector protein, with protein MFVEFIPTEEDVEAIKGIMGISFEDDSKDPYIKTMLPLMMEAVMAETNNTFNIQADGTMRIPGGVKIYLAKAIERNTMKTGLKSRSMGSVSYSYDTEIPKELMRLLTPYKKVKFHASR; from the coding sequence ATGTTTGTAGAATTCATTCCTACAGAAGAAGACGTAGAAGCAATCAAAGGGATCATGGGCATCTCGTTTGAAGACGATTCGAAGGATCCTTATATCAAAACGATGTTGCCGTTAATGATGGAAGCAGTCATGGCTGAAACCAATAACACCTTCAACATCCAAGCAGATGGAACCATGCGCATACCAGGTGGCGTGAAAATCTATCTGGCGAAAGCAATTGAACGAAACACCATGAAAACGGGGTTAAAATCCCGTTCAATGGGTTCTGTTTCTTATTCATACGATACCGAAATTCCAAAAGAATTGATGCGGCTTTTAACGCCTTATAAGAAGGTGAAATTCCATGCTTCACGATGA
- a CDS encoding terminase small subunit: MDWQQIREEFESSSITLKALAEKHDVKIGTLKSRKSREGWSRGSPKKVATLKKKDASFKPVIESTDLTEKQQQFCLHYIRHFNATKAYQEAYECDYNSARNNGPRLLANACIKDEIRRLKTEMQNELFLDAADIAREYVKMAFADITDFLVFGTREVQEYLEGLPLLDDEGNPQMRTVSFVEFKDYTEVDGTMIQEVKQGRDGVSLKLYDKQKAMQELDKRLLSIDELKVQKLKAEIEKLNTTDDDEGQKDVAAALRGLVNGLNTKAD; this comes from the coding sequence ATGGATTGGCAACAGATTCGAGAGGAGTTTGAGTCTTCCTCTATCACACTAAAAGCATTAGCTGAAAAGCATGATGTCAAGATTGGTACATTGAAGAGTAGAAAGAGTCGCGAAGGATGGTCCAGAGGTTCACCTAAAAAGGTTGCAACCCTAAAGAAAAAGGATGCATCCTTTAAGCCTGTGATTGAATCTACAGATCTTACTGAAAAGCAACAGCAATTTTGTCTGCATTATATCAGGCATTTCAATGCTACGAAGGCTTATCAAGAAGCTTATGAATGTGATTATAATTCAGCAAGAAATAACGGTCCTCGACTGCTTGCAAATGCTTGCATAAAAGATGAAATCCGCAGGCTAAAGACGGAAATGCAAAATGAATTGTTTTTAGATGCAGCGGATATCGCTAGAGAGTACGTGAAGATGGCGTTTGCTGATATTACAGACTTCCTTGTATTCGGCACACGTGAAGTTCAAGAATATCTGGAGGGCCTTCCTCTATTGGATGACGAAGGGAATCCTCAAATGAGAACTGTTTCTTTCGTAGAGTTTAAAGACTACACGGAAGTAGATGGAACGATGATCCAGGAAGTAAAGCAAGGACGAGACGGTGTTTCTCTCAAGCTCTACGACAAACAAAAGGCTATGCAGGAACTGGACAAACGCTTGCTATCGATTGACGAATTGAAAGTCCAGAAGCTAAAAGCTGAAATCGAGAAACTTAATACGACAGACGATGACGAAGGACAAAAAGATGTGGCAGCTGCATTAAGGGGGTTAGTCAATGGACTTAACACCAAAGCAGATTGA
- a CDS encoding PBSX family phage terminase large subunit: MDLTPKQIEVVESVRTEDPKILLLSGAKRAGKTYVALLLFLAHVAKYEGEGLAFIIGGATYSSIWRNILDDMEKVIGREIKLDKKNAFKLFGNKIYVFDGSKSDSWKKARGFTAAGAFLNEGTALHNMFVKEVISRCSYKGARIIIDTNPENPAHPVKEDYIDKDGQMLASGRLNIRSFHFTLHDNIFLDPEYVESIIASTPSGMFTDRDIFGRWAAAEGAIYKDFHDSVHYITSEEAEKLNFVRYWAGVDWGYEHPGSIVLIAEDDQGDIYILEEHAKQHEEIDYWVKVAIEIKSRFGNINFYCDTARPEHIIRFRREGMRAINADKSVIAGIEEVARLFKLRKLKVVKDKVERFKKEINMYVWNPITGEPVKQWDDVLDAIRYAIYTHLKPQRRKTG, from the coding sequence ATGGACTTAACACCAAAGCAGATTGAAGTGGTTGAGAGCGTCCGGACAGAAGACCCTAAGATTTTATTACTAAGTGGAGCGAAACGTGCAGGAAAAACGTATGTGGCTTTATTGCTGTTTCTAGCTCACGTGGCAAAGTACGAGGGTGAAGGGCTTGCTTTTATCATTGGCGGCGCAACTTACTCTTCTATTTGGCGAAACATTTTAGATGATATGGAAAAGGTAATTGGCCGAGAGATAAAGCTAGATAAGAAAAATGCTTTCAAGCTATTTGGAAATAAAATATATGTGTTCGATGGGTCAAAGTCGGATTCATGGAAGAAAGCGCGGGGCTTTACAGCTGCCGGCGCTTTTTTAAATGAGGGGACTGCACTTCACAACATGTTCGTGAAAGAAGTCATTTCTCGTTGCTCATATAAGGGCGCTCGCATCATTATCGATACAAACCCAGAAAACCCAGCACATCCAGTAAAAGAGGATTACATCGATAAAGATGGGCAAATGCTGGCAAGTGGACGCTTAAACATTCGCTCTTTTCATTTCACCTTACACGACAACATATTTCTAGATCCAGAGTATGTGGAAAGTATCATTGCTTCTACGCCGTCTGGAATGTTTACCGATAGAGACATCTTTGGTCGATGGGCAGCAGCAGAAGGAGCCATATACAAGGACTTTCATGACAGTGTTCACTACATTACTTCAGAAGAGGCTGAGAAGCTCAATTTCGTTCGTTACTGGGCAGGAGTTGACTGGGGTTACGAACACCCTGGCTCAATTGTTTTGATTGCTGAAGATGACCAGGGAGATATTTATATCTTAGAAGAACACGCCAAGCAGCATGAAGAAATTGATTACTGGGTGAAAGTTGCAATAGAAATAAAGAGTCGCTTCGGAAATATCAACTTCTATTGCGATACCGCACGTCCTGAACATATTATTCGATTCAGAAGAGAAGGTATGCGTGCCATCAATGCAGATAAATCGGTTATTGCAGGCATAGAAGAGGTAGCTCGGCTATTCAAGTTGAGAAAACTCAAAGTCGTTAAAGATAAAGTTGAACGCTTTAAAAAAGAAATCAATATGTATGTATGGAATCCGATTACTGGTGAACCGGTTAAGCAATGGGACGACGTACTCGATGCAATTCGATATGCAATTTATACGCACTTGAAACCACAAAGACGAAAAACAGGGTAG
- a CDS encoding phage head closure protein: protein MLHDEYPHTVTFQTLSKVPDGGGGFTELWTTKVMAQGFLDTPSSREIFEAQQLNNPLDRNFYFPYRTDIYPNMRCVYNNDGIIETYELIGKPQDQGGQREVMLVPLKLVK from the coding sequence ATGCTTCACGATGAATACCCGCACACAGTCACTTTTCAGACGCTTTCAAAGGTTCCGGATGGTGGTGGTGGATTTACTGAGCTATGGACGACAAAAGTAATGGCGCAAGGCTTCTTAGATACGCCATCGAGTCGTGAGATTTTTGAAGCGCAGCAGTTAAACAATCCACTGGATCGCAATTTTTATTTTCCTTATCGAACCGATATTTATCCGAATATGCGTTGTGTTTATAATAACGACGGTATTATCGAAACATACGAACTGATTGGCAAGCCACAAGATCAAGGTGGACAGCGTGAAGTTATGCTAGTTCCATTAAAGTTGGTGAAGTAA
- a CDS encoding dUTP diphosphatase produces the protein MNLDKLFEVQRGLDAEIAKNHPRLPDEDRLEKRILALLVELGELANEWRGFKFWSTDQESRIWTYRSVLLEDGPGVEFYNPLLEEYVDCIHFALSIGLQLNIPQMLDWGPYRKETITEQFIDLMQADWSTYYTNVYHGYCRNMELLIGLGAMLGFDWEQIEKAYLNKNEINYQRQNTGY, from the coding sequence ATGAATTTAGATAAATTGTTTGAGGTGCAACGTGGATTAGATGCAGAGATTGCAAAGAATCATCCTCGATTACCAGATGAAGATCGTTTAGAGAAACGAATTCTTGCTTTGTTGGTGGAATTAGGAGAATTGGCTAATGAATGGCGAGGGTTTAAGTTTTGGAGTACGGATCAGGAGTCGAGAATCTGGACTTACAGAAGTGTTCTTTTAGAAGATGGGCCAGGCGTGGAATTCTACAATCCACTCTTAGAAGAATATGTAGATTGTATTCATTTCGCTCTTTCTATCGGTTTACAGTTAAATATCCCTCAAATGCTGGATTGGGGACCTTATCGAAAAGAAACTATTACAGAACAATTTATAGACCTGATGCAAGCCGACTGGTCAACTTATTACACAAATGTCTATCACGGTTATTGTCGAAACATGGAACTTCTTATCGGACTAGGTGCAATGCTTGGTTTCGATTGGGAACAAATCGAAAAAGCATACTTAAATAAGAATGAAATCAATTACCAACGACAAAACACAGGATATTGA
- a CDS encoding IS3 family transposase (programmed frameshift) → MPQKRRTFSPEFKKQVVALHAGGKSRPDIVREYDLTASALDRWIAQSNQTGSFEEKDNRSPLETELLAYKKRNKQLEMEVDIFKASGADHGTKIEIIQQNQHLYSVSAMCTVLQIARSTFYYETSVSVEKAHQKAQAEQELKDEIWAIFHENRRVYGTRKLKKELANRKKWVISRRRIGRLMASLGIQSKYALPSYKPMVTPPNEATYRNVLNRQFNPAAKNAVLVSDLTYVKVGGRWNYICFLLDLYNREIVGYSLGERKDAALVQRAFASVKGDLGAVKLFHTDRGSEFKNTGIDALLKTHQIERSLSQKGTPYDNAVAEATFKILKTELINGMCFDTLNQLALELFDYVNWYNHVRLHSSLGYTSPVTYRNATLKKVV, encoded by the exons ATGCCCCAAAAAAGACGAACATTTTCCCCGGAATTCAAAAAACAGGTCGTGGCGCTGCACGCAGGCGGAAAAAGCCGACCGGATATTGTCCGGGAATACGACCTGACGGCTTCCGCCCTCGATCGGTGGATTGCCCAATCCAATCAAACTGGCTCGTTCGAGGAAAAAGATAACCGAAGCCCTTTGGAAACGGAATTGCTTGCCTACAAAAAACGAAATAAGCAGTTGGAGATGGAAGTGGATATTT TTAAAGCAAGCGGCGCTGATCATGGGACGAAAATAGAGATTATCCAACAGAATCAACACCTCTATTCAGTATCAGCAATGTGCACTGTCCTCCAAATTGCCCGCAGCACCTTTTACTATGAGACTTCCGTTTCGGTAGAAAAAGCACACCAAAAAGCCCAAGCAGAACAGGAGTTGAAAGACGAAATCTGGGCGATCTTTCACGAGAATCGCCGCGTCTATGGCACACGCAAGCTGAAAAAAGAGTTGGCGAACAGAAAGAAATGGGTGATCTCGAGACGCCGTATTGGACGCCTCATGGCGTCACTTGGCATCCAATCGAAATACGCGCTGCCATCCTACAAACCGATGGTCACGCCTCCCAATGAAGCGACATACCGGAATGTGCTGAACCGCCAATTCAATCCGGCAGCGAAAAACGCCGTGTTGGTCAGCGACCTGACGTATGTAAAGGTTGGCGGCCGCTGGAACTATATTTGTTTCCTTCTCGATTTATATAACCGTGAAATTGTGGGGTACAGTCTGGGCGAGCGTAAAGACGCTGCCCTGGTTCAACGTGCCTTCGCATCGGTCAAAGGCGACTTGGGAGCCGTGAAGCTGTTCCATACGGACCGCGGATCTGAATTCAAGAACACCGGCATCGATGCGCTATTAAAGACGCACCAAATCGAACGGTCGCTGAGCCAAAAAGGAACCCCTTACGATAATGCGGTGGCGGAAGCCACGTTCAAGATTTTGAAGACGGAACTCATCAACGGAATGTGCTTTGACACGCTTAACCAGCTAGCGCTTGAACTGTTTGATTACGTGAATTGGTACAACCATGTCCGTCTACACAGCAGTCTGGGCTATACCAGCCCTGTCACTTATCGAAACGCAACCCTTAAAAAAGTTGTTTGA
- a CDS encoding HNH endonuclease signature motif containing protein codes for MGSKFITFYDLVYTLDEKTGYYLNSTKRKRLHRSIWEHHNGEIPEGYHIHHIDGNKNNNDISNLECMPAKEHAYLHGKYLENILKMKRIQVEGQKKAAEWHKSAEGSEWHKQHYEKHKASLYKTETKKCKYCGIDYEVVVSKANLYCSNKCKSKARRESGVDDVTKNCEFCGTPFTSNKYQKKRFCTKSCSNKGVVRLPQLKNKDAL; via the coding sequence ATGGGAAGTAAATTCATAACTTTTTATGACTTGGTATATACGCTTGATGAAAAAACAGGATACTATCTTAATTCAACCAAAAGAAAGAGGTTGCACCGTTCAATATGGGAGCATCATAATGGTGAAATTCCAGAAGGCTATCATATACATCACATAGACGGTAATAAGAACAACAATGACATTAGCAATTTAGAATGCATGCCCGCTAAAGAACATGCTTATTTGCACGGTAAATACTTAGAAAATATATTGAAAATGAAAAGGATCCAGGTAGAAGGACAAAAGAAGGCAGCTGAATGGCATAAGAGTGCCGAAGGGTCAGAATGGCATAAACAACATTATGAAAAACATAAAGCTTCGCTTTATAAGACGGAAACAAAAAAGTGTAAATACTGCGGTATTGATTACGAAGTTGTTGTAAGCAAAGCAAATCTTTATTGCTCTAACAAATGTAAATCAAAAGCACGAAGAGAAAGTGGCGTAGATGACGTAACTAAAAATTGCGAGTTTTGTGGAACTCCATTCACTTCAAATAAATATCAAAAGAAGAGGTTCTGTACTAAATCTTGCTCTAACAAAGGTGTAGTGAGATTACCTCAACTTAAAAACAAGGACGCCCTCTAA
- a CDS encoding XtrA/YqaO family protein — MEPVEISETGELKLDIMELPTSCFLIISEGKVKIGKLPAHAETSIVTYKGKVKRVNFDEGEDF; from the coding sequence ATGGAACCGGTAGAAATTTCCGAGACAGGGGAGCTAAAGTTAGATATAATGGAGTTACCAACGAGTTGCTTCCTGATTATATCTGAGGGAAAGGTTAAGATTGGAAAGCTTCCTGCGCATGCTGAAACAAGCATTGTGACGTATAAAGGCAAAGTGAAGCGTGTGAATTTTGATGAGGGGGAAGATTTTTGA
- a CDS encoding capsid assembly scaffolding protein Gp46 family protein, with the protein MKKRNPVEETPEQKRIRELEEKIANGEKATKRAELKNKAMAYATDNKLPAQFASKYIERFLGDDESTTTATLAELKTDLDGLINEGVNSKFKENGRDVNSGASGTSTVKSIQDMAATHNIRNQQGGN; encoded by the coding sequence GTGAAAAAACGCAATCCAGTTGAAGAAACGCCGGAGCAAAAGCGCATTCGTGAACTTGAAGAAAAGATTGCAAACGGTGAAAAAGCGACAAAGCGTGCGGAATTGAAAAACAAAGCAATGGCTTACGCGACAGATAATAAATTGCCGGCACAGTTTGCATCTAAGTACATCGAACGTTTCTTAGGAGACGATGAATCCACGACAACAGCAACGCTTGCTGAATTGAAAACGGATTTAGATGGACTGATCAATGAAGGCGTCAACAGCAAATTCAAAGAAAATGGGCGAGATGTGAATAGCGGCGCTTCTGGTACATCGACTGTGAAATCGATTCAGGACATGGCAGCTACTCATAACATCCGTAACCAACAGGGAGGAAATTAA